AGATGTGATACTTAGGAATTATGCGCAGATGGTGAAGTCATACCTTGACAGCGATGAGGAGATAGCAAGACTTGGAGGAGATAATTTCGTTGTAATCTGTCGTAATGAGAATGCGTCTGATTTTATAAATAAGATTAAAGATGTCCATATAAGCCATGAGTACAGATCTGACAAAAGAGAATTCCAGCTGGGTGTTACAGCGGGTATAGCAGGTCTGGAAGGCGTTGCTAAGCCGAGGGAAGTCATGGCCAGAACCAGCATTGCGTATCAGGCTGCCAGAAAAAACGGAGCGGGCTCCATAGTGGTATATACAAAAGAGATTCAGAAGCATCTTATGGATGACCAGGAGATCCTGGCTGCTTTTCCGCAGGCACTTGCTGCGGCTGAGTTTGTAGTATATTATCAGCCAAAGGTGAGGATTGCAGACAAAAGCATATATGGTGCGGAGGCACTTGTCCGCTGGGTGAGAGATGGGCAGGTGGTTACACCTGCGAGATTTATTCCACAGCTTGAGAGAGAGGGCAGTGTGTGCAGGCTTGACTACTATATGCTTGAGCAGGTATGCGGTTTTTTGAAAAGCAGACTGGATAAAGGTCAGAAGATCGTGCCTGTATCAGTCAATTTTTCCAGAAGGCATCTGGAAGAAAGTGATCTGGTAGAACGTATAACAGGTACCATAGACAGATTTGGGATAGACAGAAGTTATATTGAGATAGAGCTCACAGAAAGTGAGGATTATCAGAATTATGAGATCATGTCCAGCGTTATAAGAAGACTCAAGGAACGAGGCATAAGTACATCCATAGATGATTTTGGCACAGGATTTTCTTCACTCAACATGATCAAAAAGGTTGACCTTGATACCATCAAGATAGACAAATCCCTGATACCTTTTGATGATGTAAGCAATAATAAGCACCAGGATATAGTAATGTTTTCAAGCATAATAGACCTCATAGGCAGACTTGGGAAAAGGTCGGTTGCGGAGGGCGTTGAGACACATCAGCAGCTTGACTATCTGGGAAAGCTTGGCTGTGATATAGTACAGGGATATGTGTTTGATAAGCCCCTGCCAAAGGATGAATTTGAAAGAAGGCTGGAATGGGGATATAGTTTATGAAGGTGTTGATATGCCTTTGTATATCGAAAGAAGGATTTTAACGCTTTATCAAAATAAATTGTTGGCATATGTCTAAAATTGAATTATTATTCCGAATATAAAAAGCGGCAATGGAGCCATATGAACTCCATTGCCGCTTTTGGCGTATGTAGTAAAACGGTAAAATATATATACATGGGGACTTGTTTCTTCACCGGTAAAATGATAAAACTGTTGAGAGGATTGATAAAGAAACACAGCAAAAATTGCTGCTTGAGATGGGGTTTGCCAGGGAAGTGGCTGACCGTGTTATATTTATGGCTGATGGGATCATAGTTGAGGATGGAACTCCGGAGCAGCTGTTCGGGGATCCGCAGAATGACAGGACAAAGGCTTTTCTCAGTTCAATTCTCAACACATAATAGAGTGCCTGTATGTTGTATGCTGTGGCACGGATTAAAAAGAACGAGAGGTTTCACAGATGAAGAGTAGACAGGTAAGGAATTCACTGCTGCTGGTTTTGACAGCTTTTATATGGGGCGTAGCCTTTGTTGCACAGAGACAGGGAGGAGATACGGTTGGACCGTTCTCTTTCAACGGAATACGATCGCTGATCGGCGGTGCTGTTCTTATACCGGTCATATTTATAATTGACAGGATAAAACCGTCTGATAGGAAACCGCTCAATAGATCAGATAGAAAGAGACTTGTGATTGGAGGTATATGCTGTGGAACTGTTCTGTTCTTGGCAAGCTCTGCACAGCAGCTTGGTCTTTATATGGGAACACCGGCGGGGAAAGCGGGATTTCTCACAGCGTGTTACATATTGCTGGTTCCAATACTGAGTCTGTTTTTGAAGAAGAAATGTGGCTGGAATATATGGCTTGGAATAGTTATAGCTGTGGTGGGGCTTTATCTGCTTTGTATGAGCGGGTCACTGTCATTTCAGAGCAGCGATCTTATGATGCTTGTATGTGCATTGCTTTTTGCTGGACATATACTTGTGATAGACCACTTTTCACCTCTTGTGGATGGAGTCAGAATGTCCTGTATACAGTTCTGGGTATGTGGAATTCTCAGCATATTCCCGGCGTTTTTCTCTGAGATGCATCACAGTGTGGCCGGGATTGCGGCGTGGGTTCAGCCTCTCGGTACATTGAGTGCGTGGATTCCTATACTATATGCAGGAGTATTGTCGTGCGGAGTGGCATATACACTTCAGATAGTTGGACAGAACGGACTAAATCCTACAGTCGCATCAATGATCATGAGTCTTGAATCGGTATTTTCTGTCATTGCCGGATGGTTGATACTTGGTGAGAAGATGGGAGGCCGGCAACTGGCAGGATGTGGGCTGATATTTGCGGCAATACTTCTTGCCCAGATCCCGGCCGGACGAGAAAAGAAAGAGATGGTATGAACGTCTTGAGAGTCGATGATAAAAATACTTTGTTTTCACAAGAAAAAATATGCAGCAGGTGTACATATATCGCTGAAACACTTGAAAAAAATACGAGTTTTTATTTACTTGCAAAAATGGGTTGACATTAAAATACTTCAGTGCTAATTTATGTACCGAACAAAGAGCAAATGCAAAGAACAGAATACGGTCGTCAAAGATCGCATACTTCAGAGAGCCGCCGGTTGGTGTGAGACGGTGTATGTCCTTGATGATTATCCTCTGCGAGCAGTACACTGAATTCCTTGGTCATGAGATATCAGGGACAATAGGTGTCACCGGTTTTCTACCGTTACATAGAAGCTTATTTCAATAGACATTGAGTAGTGGTCAGGCGAGATGAGATCAGAGAGGTCATCCTTTTATGATGGCAAATAAAGTGGTAACGCGGAAGTATACAGGCTTTCGTCTTTATGAGATTGCATAGAGACGAAAGCCTTTTTTAATGTGTTTTTTATGTATAAACTCTTTGTACGAATAAATCATGTATCAGCCAGCTTGAGACCATTACGGATTCATGAGCAGGCATATACTTAAAAAAGGAGCCGCTGCAAGGCGGGAGAAAGGAGAAAGATATGAATAGTTTAGTTATCATTCTTATCGCAGTAGTAGTTTTAGGTGCTGGGTATCTTGGCTATGGAAGATGGCTTGCAAAGAAGTGGGGTGTAGATCCAAATGCAAAGACCCCGGCAGTTGCAAACGAGGATGGAAAGGATTATGTTCCTTCATCAAAGCTTACAGTATTCGCACATCAGTTTTCATCGATAGCAGGTGCCGGTCCTGTTCAGGGACCTATCATCGCAGCCATGTTCGGATGGGTTCCAGTTTTACTCTGGCTGCTTGTCGGAGGCGTATTCTTCGGTGCAGTTCAGGATTTTGGTGCACTTTACGCGTCAGTTAAAAATGGTGGTAAGTCGATAGGACTTGTCATCGAGAAGTACATAGGCAAGGCAGGAAGAAGATTCTTCTCTCTGTTCTGCTGGCTCTTTACACTTCTTGTTATAGCAGCATTTACATCGATGGTTTCATCGACATTTAACGGTTTCACAGCAGGTGCTGACGGAGCTGTGACAAAGAACTTCAACGGCGCTGCAGCGGCAACAGTTTCAATGTTGTTCATAGTAGTAGCCATGGTATTCGGTGTGGTTATGAAGACATGCAAGAATATGAAGGAGTGGCTCAAAGCTATAGTAGCCATCGTCCTCATCGTTGCAATGTTTGCGGTAGGTATGAAGCTTCCTTGGTACTTAAATGGTGCCCAGTGGAATTACGTAATCATGGCTTACCTCTTCCTCGCATCAGTACTTCCAATGTGGTTACTTATGCAGCCAAGAGATTACATGACAACATTCATGCTGGTAGGCATGCTGATCGGTGCATTTGTCGGTGTCCTGGTCGGACATCCGGACATGAACCTGAATGCTTTCAACGGTTTCACAGTTGTATCATCAACAGGTGTTAAGAGTTATCTGTTCCCAACACTGTTTGTAACTATCGCCTGTGGTGCGGTTTCCGGTTTCCACAGCCTTGTTTCATCAGGAACATCATCAAAGACAGTAAAAAATGAAAAAGATATGCTTTTCGTAGGTTACGGCGCAATGATCCTTGAGACACTCCTTGGAGTTATCTCACTTATAGTAGTTGGTGCTGTCGCAGTTGGCGGCAAGGCTCCGGAGGGTCTTACACCTTTCCAGATCTTCTCACAGGGTATCGCAGGATTCCTCGAGAAGTTCGGACTTCCAAACTCAGTTGCAAATGTATTCATGACAATGTGTGTATCAGCACTTGCCCTTACATCACTTGACTCAGTTGCACGTATCGGACGTATGTCATTCCAGGAGCTCTTCATGGGAGACACAACAGATACATCCAAGATGCCTGCATGGCAGAAGGTGCTCACAAACAAGTATTTTGCAACAGTTATAACACTGTTCTTTGGATATCTTCTCTGCAAGGGTGGATATTCAAATGTATGGCCACTCTTCGGATCAGCAAACCAGATGCTTGCAGCCCTGGTACTTATAGGAGTAGCAGTATTCCTCAAGGCTACAAACAGAAAGCATGCAATGCTCTACCCACCTATGCTGATAATGCTTGCTGTTACATTTACAGCCATAGTGCTCAATGTAATTGGCAATATACAGAAGTTCCAGGCTGGAACAGCTACATTCCTTGTAGAAGGACTTCAGCTTATAGTCGCTGTATTCCTCATCGTTCTTGGTATCATAGTGGCCATCACATGTATCAAGAAGCTCGTTCTTATGAAGAAGGAGAATGCTGAAAAGGCAGAGGCTTAATTGATGAGTGGGGGATTCCCCGTAAAGATTTTAAATATAATATCTATAGAGAGGCACCAATACTCCAATCGTATTGGTGCCTCTCGTTTTAGATTTTCGAAGGTTAAAAATATATTAATATTGCACAAAAAAAGTCTGCTATTTATGACATTGACAATAAACAACAACATGTTGTATCAATAATGGTAAAAGGGAAATTGGGCATATATGTATGTGTTGAAAGTTATACATAAAAGATAAAAAGAGGGGAGAAAACAAAATATGAAGACTACCAGATCTAAAATACTAATATTGACAGGGGTGATTATGTTTGTCCTGTCAATTCTAATATTCAATATGGCACATGTCAGTGCGGCAGATACAGAGGTATACGATACAAAGGATGGAAAATGGATGTACCAGATTGTCAATGCATCAAAAAAAACAGTCAGTCTGGTGGCGTATTGTTCTGATGACAAAAAAGATTTTCCACAGACACTTAATATACCATCATCTGTTGTCTCGGAGAAAGGTGTTAAGTACACTGTGACGGAATTAGGCTATGGTTATGTAGATTATGATGAAGTATATAATGATAATTTATTTGAATATTGCGATGGAGATTATTCTGAGAAAGTAAAAAAAATAGTTATACCCTCATCTGTACAGAAGATAAATCAGGGAATGTTTGGTTATGGTTTGCAGGCAACTGTCGCATTTGCCCAAAACAGTAAATGTACAACCATTGGAGAATATGTATTCAGTGAATCTGATATTACAGAGATCACGATACCTAAACTGGTGAAAAAAATTGACAACTATGCTTTTGAAAATTGTGAAAAACTTAAGAAAGTAAGCTTTGAAAAAGGATCACAGCTTACCAGCATAGGTTGTTATGCATTTAGCAAATGCAATGCTTTGACTTCATTGAAATTGCCTTCAGGTGTTACGACTCTGGGGGAGAGCTTTATAAGTGAATGTGATTCACTTACAACTTTTGAGATACCGGCAGGAATAAAGAATCTGGATATGGCTGCGTTTATAAATTCGACGGCTATCGTAAAGTTTGCTGCAAATTCTACATGTATAAAGATATATAATTCGCTGGGGTATTTTGACGATTCTGCAAATTTAGGTGACTTTGTAATACCTGCATCAGTCAAGGTGATAGACAATAGTTCATTTTACGGTGCAAAGGTTACGTCGGTCAAGTTCGCATCGGGGGCAAATTGCACAGGTATTGGGGGAAGTGCATTTTCCAGTTGCTCTGGACTCACAGCAGTAACGCTGCCGGCAAAGCTGACATCGATCGGTGATGGGGCATTTGAGGACTGTACAAAGCTGAAGAGTATAACGATACCGGCCGGGGTAACAAAGATAGGTGAATATGCTTTTGCTGGATGTAGTTCTCTCACCACAATTACAATGAGTGCAAATTCAAAATTGACTGAAATTCCCGATTACTTTGCACAAAACTGTGGCAAACTTACAGCTTTTACAGTGACAGCATCAATCAAAAAGATTGGTACGGAGGCATTTAGCAGATGTAGATCACTGGCATCAGTAACTTTTTCAGCAAATTCGAAATGTTCAGACATAGGTGACTATGCTTTTGCGGGCTGTTCTGCATTGAAGAGCATCAAATTGCCAGCGTCAGTAACTAAACTGGAATCAGGAGTGTTTATGTCGTGTATAAAACTTACTGAGATCGATATAGAGGCTGATAGTATAGATCTGCCGTATTGCGACACATTTGCAACAAATGCATATAGCTCTGATGAGGGTGCATGGTGGGGACTGTGGAGTGATTTGGGAACATTCAGCGGTAATATATATGTCAACAATGATGATGTAAAATACAGTGTTTCGGATGAACTTTGGGATTATCAATTGACGGATGAACCAGTAGTACCCCAAAGCTGTATTATCATACGAAATTACACAGTTGTTCTGAAAGAGATAGATAAATCACATGGAGTAAAAATAATAGCATCGAAAACAGTTGGTTATAATGAGAAGTTCAAAATATCCGATTTTGCACCAGCTGCTCCGGATGGATATAAGTATGTATGGTCACTACCTAATAGAGGCGGTCTTGTAGATCCGAATGCTGCATTTAGCAGATTATCAAAGAATGGATATTTGTCTATTCTGGGATGGCTCAGTGAATGTACATACACTGTAAAGTACGATGCAAACGGTGGAGCTGGCAAGATGGGCGCGCAGGAGGAAATCAAGTACTCTTCAGATCTGACACTTAGAACAAATGCATTCTCAAGACGGGGATACGTGTTTGGTGGTTGGAATACCAGTGCTGATGGAACAGGTAAAGCTTACGCTGACGGTGCATCTGTAAGTAAAATTACGAACAATGATGAGATCGTCCTGTATGCACAGTGGAAGAAGATAGAGAGTTTTGCATATTACCTGCCATATTCTATAAAAAATGGAAAGTTTGTATGCAACGATTATTCCCATACAGTGTACAGTGGAAATGTCGAAAGCGTAATGGATTATGATCAGGCAGCAGCTGCTGCATCGTCTGTGGGTGGAAAGACTGTGACTGATGAACTGACATACATATATATGGATGGTGAGAATAAGGAACAGACCATAACCAAGAAATGGTCTGACATAGCTGCATTTGAAGGTTGGAATACGACAGATCAGACTGATGGCAGAGTGTCATTCAGATATCCAGGCACAGCAACAGAGAGTACTTATAGAAGCGGTCAGAATATAACGATAGGGGCTTCTGTGGCACTTGTCCCTAATATAGTATATAAGAAGCTCACGATAAGCTTTGACGGCGGACAGGCAGAGGAAGATATGGTGGATGTTGTGAGTGAGCATGGACAGCTGGCAAGCGAGTCTCTGCAGAACAAGCTGAACAGGGATGGGTATGAATTTGCAGGCTGGACGGTCGCACAGATGACATCAGGAGTGAATGAGAGCGTGCTGATACCGGCGGTGGATCTGAACCGTGGTGGGCAGCTTGACGAGTCGGATGTCTATGCGCTGTACATGTTTGCGGACAGCAATCTGCATGTGACTTTGAAGCCGGTTTGGAGCAGACTGGAAACTTATATGATCCAGTTTAAGGCTAACGGCGGAAGTGGCTCTATGAAACAAATAACATATATATGTGGTGAAAAGAGAAAATTACCAGAATGTACATTTTACCGAAAGGGTTATATATTTGCAGGCTGGTCGGTGGATAGAATCGGACCGGTAAGCTACGGGGATGGCTCAGTTATAAGCCGTACAGCAGAAGAAGGCGATGTGCAGCTGTTTGCGGTGTGGAACAAGCTCAACTACACACTGGTATATGATGCAAACGGCGGAGACGGATACATGCCAAATCAGACAGTTGAAAGTCAGTCGAGGCACACTCTTAAGACTGTGGGATATGTAAAGGAAGGTGCTGAGTTCCTGGAATGGAATACCAGGGCTGATGGTTCTGGAACAGCATATCCTGATGGCGGCACTATGATACATGCAGCCCTGGCCGAGGGAGAGACGATGACTCTGTATGCGATATGGAATCCTAACATAGTAATGCTGTCATTCAATGCAAATGGAGGATTGGTAAGCAGAGCATCCAAACAGGTACAGTATGGGGAGCCGTGTGGAACACTTCCGACACCAAAGAGGACGGGCTATACCTTCAGCGGATGGTTCACAAGAAGGAATGGAGGCAGTCAGTATACAGCAGATACGATCGTAGATGTGGACAGCGATATCGTACTGTACGCGAGATGGGAGTCACAGAAGTATAAGGTGTCATTCAATGCAAACGGAGGAAAATTGAGTGGTGTCAGCACGATTGAGGTCACATCAGGAAAGTCGATTGGTCAGCTTCCAGGTGCAGCTCGAAAGGGATATGCATTTGACGGATGGTACACTTCAAGTGAAGGCGGAATTAAAGTAAATACGGTATACAAGGTGACTGGAAATGTCACATTGTTTGCCCACTGGAAGCTTACGACCAAGAAGATAAGGATAGTTATGAATGTGGCAAAGATAGCTGGGGCAAAGGGATATGAGCTTCAGTATTCCACATCTGCCGGATTTGGCGGGGCCGTGACTCTCACGGACAGGATGACAAATGCAGGAAGTTATTCAAGAGAGGTAGGTAATCTGAAAGCAGGAACGACATACTACTTCAGAGTCAGATCATATGCTGTCAAGAGAGGCAAGAAGGTATATGGATCCTGGAGCGCTGTTCAGAGAAAGACCACGTCAAAATAAATGATATAAAGGGAAAAGGGAGGAAACATTATGTTAAAGAAGATGAGAGTATGGCTGATGTTGGTGTGTGCATTTATAATGGCTGCGACAGTCGTAAGCAGTGTATCGTTTAAGTCAGATGCTGCGACTACGATACAATACACCGTCAAGGATGAGCTCAGTAGTGATGAAGCGTGGAGAATATGGGTACAGAAGGACGATGGTAAATGTATCATAAGACCTGTGACAACATCAACGATAACAGGTGTCAATTCAGGTGCGGTGGTTATCCCAACTAAAGTAACAGTTAAAAAGACCAAAAAGAGTTACACAGTCAACACGATAGGAAACAGTGCATATAAGGGAAACACAAAGATCACATCGGTCAACTTCAAGAACGCAACAGGACTTGTATCTATAAGAGAGAATGCATTCAGTGGATGTACAGGTTTGAAAAGAATATACAACCTGAACTACGCAACGGGGCTTATAACAATATCAGCTGGGGCATTCCAGGGGGATACAGCACTCACGAGTGAAAATACAGGAGGACTTGCACTTCCAGCAGGGCTTAAGACAATAGGCGCAAATGCTTTTAATGGATGTAAGAATATCAAATGTATAAATTCAGTCAGAACAAAAAATCTTACGGCAATAGGAACAGACGCATTTAAGGGTGTAAATTCAAAGTGTGTGACATATGTCGATAGTACAACACGCAAAACTTTATATACAGGAAAGGTTCCTGGAACAGTTATAGTTTATTACTATAAGATAATTTATAACAGCAATGATGGACAAAAAGATACATATACAGAAAATTTGACATATCAGACAAATAACGATAATTATTCCTGGAGTTTTATACATGATGCATCCATATTTAGCCGCAAAGGATATACTTTCCAGAACTGGAATACAAAGGCAGATGGAACAGGAACTATATATAAGCCTGATCAGGAAGTGGCCAACCTGACAAAAACAGGAACCTTCAATCTCTATGCGATATGGAAGAAAAATACATATAAGGTGCACTTTGTGAAGAATGAGCCGAAAAAATTCGACACTCTGGAGAGTTTCACGGTAT
This sequence is a window from Coprococcus eutactus. Protein-coding genes within it:
- a CDS encoding putative bifunctional diguanylate cyclase/phosphodiesterase; amino-acid sequence: MDNTIDKSIQMDSRMKEFFECIGGDADTQQQRIQCIRNGLAAIADRLRLGKAEITVDIPKNRFMPLGERSSAVLYEEEGAELGIPVDIEMKIRTGGTVFIKDYPYGPGYSEEEIQTHRFIFREIFIQYNRTLAQCMLEKIMHTDINTGVANQDSLMYYAVNLIKNGRIDDYTGIFFNIHNFKYVNKVFDYSQGDVILRNYAQMVKSYLDSDEEIARLGGDNFVVICRNENASDFINKIKDVHISHEYRSDKREFQLGVTAGIAGLEGVAKPREVMARTSIAYQAARKNGAGSIVVYTKEIQKHLMDDQEILAAFPQALAAAEFVVYYQPKVRIADKSIYGAEALVRWVRDGQVVTPARFIPQLEREGSVCRLDYYMLEQVCGFLKSRLDKGQKIVPVSVNFSRRHLEESDLVERITGTIDRFGIDRSYIEIELTESEDYQNYEIMSSVIRRLKERGISTSIDDFGTGFSSLNMIKKVDLDTIKIDKSLIPFDDVSNNKHQDIVMFSSIIDLIGRLGKRSVAEGVETHQQLDYLGKLGCDIVQGYVFDKPLPKDEFERRLEWGYSL
- a CDS encoding DMT family transporter — protein: MKSRQVRNSLLLVLTAFIWGVAFVAQRQGGDTVGPFSFNGIRSLIGGAVLIPVIFIIDRIKPSDRKPLNRSDRKRLVIGGICCGTVLFLASSAQQLGLYMGTPAGKAGFLTACYILLVPILSLFLKKKCGWNIWLGIVIAVVGLYLLCMSGSLSFQSSDLMMLVCALLFAGHILVIDHFSPLVDGVRMSCIQFWVCGILSIFPAFFSEMHHSVAGIAAWVQPLGTLSAWIPILYAGVLSCGVAYTLQIVGQNGLNPTVASMIMSLESVFSVIAGWLILGEKMGGRQLAGCGLIFAAILLAQIPAGREKKEMV
- a CDS encoding carbon starvation CstA family protein; translation: MNSLVIILIAVVVLGAGYLGYGRWLAKKWGVDPNAKTPAVANEDGKDYVPSSKLTVFAHQFSSIAGAGPVQGPIIAAMFGWVPVLLWLLVGGVFFGAVQDFGALYASVKNGGKSIGLVIEKYIGKAGRRFFSLFCWLFTLLVIAAFTSMVSSTFNGFTAGADGAVTKNFNGAAAATVSMLFIVVAMVFGVVMKTCKNMKEWLKAIVAIVLIVAMFAVGMKLPWYLNGAQWNYVIMAYLFLASVLPMWLLMQPRDYMTTFMLVGMLIGAFVGVLVGHPDMNLNAFNGFTVVSSTGVKSYLFPTLFVTIACGAVSGFHSLVSSGTSSKTVKNEKDMLFVGYGAMILETLLGVISLIVVGAVAVGGKAPEGLTPFQIFSQGIAGFLEKFGLPNSVANVFMTMCVSALALTSLDSVARIGRMSFQELFMGDTTDTSKMPAWQKVLTNKYFATVITLFFGYLLCKGGYSNVWPLFGSANQMLAALVLIGVAVFLKATNRKHAMLYPPMLIMLAVTFTAIVLNVIGNIQKFQAGTATFLVEGLQLIVAVFLIVLGIIVAITCIKKLVLMKKENAEKAEA
- a CDS encoding leucine-rich repeat protein produces the protein MAHVSAADTEVYDTKDGKWMYQIVNASKKTVSLVAYCSDDKKDFPQTLNIPSSVVSEKGVKYTVTELGYGYVDYDEVYNDNLFEYCDGDYSEKVKKIVIPSSVQKINQGMFGYGLQATVAFAQNSKCTTIGEYVFSESDITEITIPKLVKKIDNYAFENCEKLKKVSFEKGSQLTSIGCYAFSKCNALTSLKLPSGVTTLGESFISECDSLTTFEIPAGIKNLDMAAFINSTAIVKFAANSTCIKIYNSLGYFDDSANLGDFVIPASVKVIDNSSFYGAKVTSVKFASGANCTGIGGSAFSSCSGLTAVTLPAKLTSIGDGAFEDCTKLKSITIPAGVTKIGEYAFAGCSSLTTITMSANSKLTEIPDYFAQNCGKLTAFTVTASIKKIGTEAFSRCRSLASVTFSANSKCSDIGDYAFAGCSALKSIKLPASVTKLESGVFMSCIKLTEIDIEADSIDLPYCDTFATNAYSSDEGAWWGLWSDLGTFSGNIYVNNDDVKYSVSDELWDYQLTDEPVVPQSCIIIRNYTVVLKEIDKSHGVKIIASKTVGYNEKFKISDFAPAAPDGYKYVWSLPNRGGLVDPNAAFSRLSKNGYLSILGWLSECTYTVKYDANGGAGKMGAQEEIKYSSDLTLRTNAFSRRGYVFGGWNTSADGTGKAYADGASVSKITNNDEIVLYAQWKKIESFAYYLPYSIKNGKFVCNDYSHTVYSGNVESVMDYDQAAAAASSVGGKTVTDELTYIYMDGENKEQTITKKWSDIAAFEGWNTTDQTDGRVSFRYPGTATESTYRSGQNITIGASVALVPNIVYKKLTISFDGGQAEEDMVDVVSEHGQLASESLQNKLNRDGYEFAGWTVAQMTSGVNESVLIPAVDLNRGGQLDESDVYALYMFADSNLHVTLKPVWSRLETYMIQFKANGGSGSMKQITYICGEKRKLPECTFYRKGYIFAGWSVDRIGPVSYGDGSVISRTAEEGDVQLFAVWNKLNYTLVYDANGGDGYMPNQTVESQSRHTLKTVGYVKEGAEFLEWNTRADGSGTAYPDGGTMIHAALAEGETMTLYAIWNPNIVMLSFNANGGLVSRASKQVQYGEPCGTLPTPKRTGYTFSGWFTRRNGGSQYTADTIVDVDSDIVLYARWESQKYKVSFNANGGKLSGVSTIEVTSGKSIGQLPGAARKGYAFDGWYTSSEGGIKVNTVYKVTGNVTLFAHWKLTTKKIRIVMNVAKIAGAKGYELQYSTSAGFGGAVTLTDRMTNAGSYSREVGNLKAGTTYYFRVRSYAVKRGKKVYGSWSAVQRKTTSK